In one window of Methanosarcina vacuolata Z-761 DNA:
- a CDS encoding PAS domain S-box protein, with protein MGEKLRKPCTEKKQVEEALSQNEQYFGLKLDNNLSPSRMAENLELADILDIPAIQSLMDDLYELTHITTALVDLKGNVPAIAGRQEICSKFHRFHPETCKYCVESDTKLSLGVAPGELKLYRCKNNMWDVATPLIVGGQHIGNIFSGHFFFEDEPIEYEFFRSQARKYGFNEEEYIAALEKVPRLSRQAVNKNMSFFMKLANMISQLSHSNFKLSQSLAECDTLLDALRESEDKYRNIVETANEGIWVVDAENKTIYVNKKMTDMLGFSQEEMIGRSGWNFIDEENKVVSILNIEKRQQDIGESHEFKLICRDGSPLWTLVNTRSCFGKDGKFAGSIGMFTDITRRKQEENRICRYNRILEGINKIFSNVVQAKTEEELGNTCLSVALKMTGSQFGFINGMDADGLLHDVAKSELAWEQCLMYDKTEHRSPFAVHGLYGSVINKGNAFFTNDPQSHPDSRGLPEGHPLIRSFLGVPLVQDGKTIGLIAVANRKNGYSYEQQEDLEAIAPAVTQALQRKKSEEALKFSNLYNRSLIEASLDPLITIGPDGKITDVNGATEQVTGYSRNELIGTDFSYYFTEPEKALTGYQQVFLDGEVRDYSLGIHHRDGHITPVLYNASFYKDENGKVIGVFAAARDITELKKAEEALKRAHDNLEKLVEERTSELEKSYNSLKESEKNLAEAQKIAHLGSWYWNLITNEIWWSDEYYRIFGLKPQGSTPTYNEFLSYIHPEDRDVVINAIKEASNGKLFSIDHRIILPGGGEKIVHVQPEITFNEENNPVRIRGILQDITERKKTEKALRLSEERYRIVAEQTGQIIYEYNIKEDTFAWAGDVEKITGFTPDEFKNIGLRNKSRDFCLSRIHPEDRNLFLENHEKFQMPEDTYRIEYRFRNKNEEYIFIEDNFICQRDENGNAYRIIGASKNITERKKTEIFLANIENARKREIHHRIKNNLQVISSLLDLEVEKFKSRGRVEYLEVLEAFRESQDRIISIALIHEELHEGNGNNELNFSPYLEKLVKNLFQAYSFKDMNIGLDMDLEDNIFFDIDIAVPLGLIVNEIISNSLKYAFSGRTNGIIQIRLCKELCKELCKELCKEEDTGILNDVSGSIKGDYENKVANFILTVSDNGVGIPENINIEGSDTLGFQLIAILVDQLEGKLELKRDSGTEFTIKFAIPVKE; from the coding sequence ATGGGAGAAAAATTGAGGAAACCTTGTACTGAGAAGAAGCAAGTAGAGGAAGCACTGAGCCAGAATGAGCAATATTTTGGGCTGAAGTTAGATAATAACCTCTCACCTTCCAGGATGGCAGAAAACCTTGAGCTGGCTGATATTCTTGATATTCCAGCGATTCAGTCTCTCATGGATGACTTATATGAACTTACTCACATTACTACAGCACTGGTCGACCTCAAAGGTAATGTTCCTGCAATTGCTGGGCGGCAAGAGATTTGCTCAAAATTCCACAGGTTTCATCCCGAAACCTGCAAATACTGCGTAGAAAGTGATACAAAACTGTCCCTGGGTGTTGCTCCTGGAGAACTTAAGCTGTACAGGTGCAAGAATAACATGTGGGATGTCGCGACCCCTCTTATTGTGGGTGGCCAGCACATAGGCAATATCTTCTCAGGGCACTTCTTTTTTGAGGATGAGCCTATTGAATATGAATTTTTCCGGTCCCAGGCTAGAAAATACGGCTTCAATGAAGAGGAGTATATAGCAGCGCTTGAAAAAGTTCCACGGCTGAGCAGACAGGCTGTAAACAAAAACATGTCTTTCTTCATGAAACTTGCCAACATGATCTCGCAACTAAGCCACAGTAATTTCAAGCTTTCACAATCGCTGGCCGAATGCGATACTCTGCTTGATGCACTGCGGGAGAGCGAGGATAAGTACCGCAACATCGTAGAGACAGCAAACGAGGGTATATGGGTAGTTGACGCTGAAAACAAGACTATCTATGTAAATAAAAAAATGACAGATATGTTAGGATTTAGCCAGGAAGAAATGATTGGCAGATCTGGGTGGAATTTCATAGATGAAGAAAATAAAGTTGTTTCCATACTGAATATTGAAAAAAGACAGCAAGATATTGGTGAGAGCCATGAATTTAAACTAATATGCAGAGACGGCTCACCCTTATGGACTCTTGTAAATACTAGATCCTGCTTTGGCAAAGATGGCAAGTTTGCAGGCTCTATAGGCATGTTTACTGACATCACCAGGCGCAAGCAAGAAGAGAACCGTATTTGCAGATACAACCGAATTCTTGAAGGAATAAATAAAATTTTCAGCAATGTAGTACAGGCAAAAACAGAAGAAGAACTGGGAAATACATGTTTATCTGTCGCCCTGAAAATGACCGGCAGCCAGTTTGGTTTCATCAATGGAATGGATGCCGACGGGTTGCTGCACGATGTTGCAAAAAGCGAGCTTGCATGGGAACAGTGCCTTATGTACGACAAGACAGAGCATCGTAGTCCATTTGCTGTTCATGGTCTTTACGGCAGTGTCATTAACAAAGGGAACGCTTTCTTTACCAATGATCCGCAGTCACACCCAGACAGCAGAGGATTGCCGGAAGGGCATCCCCTAATCAGATCGTTTCTTGGAGTGCCCCTTGTTCAGGACGGGAAAACAATAGGCTTGATTGCGGTTGCAAACCGTAAAAACGGCTATAGTTACGAGCAGCAGGAGGATCTTGAAGCTATAGCACCGGCAGTGACGCAGGCTCTGCAAAGGAAAAAGTCGGAAGAAGCTCTGAAATTCTCAAATCTTTATAATCGTAGCCTGATTGAAGCTAGCCTAGACCCATTAATAACCATCGGGCCTGACGGCAAAATTACGGATGTAAATGGCGCTACAGAACAGGTTACTGGATATTCCAGAAACGAATTGATTGGAACTGATTTTTCATATTATTTCACTGAACCTGAGAAAGCCCTTACAGGATACCAACAGGTGTTTCTAGATGGTGAAGTTAGGGATTATTCTCTGGGAATTCATCATAGGGACGGGCATATAACTCCTGTTTTGTATAATGCTTCATTTTATAAAGACGAGAATGGTAAGGTTATTGGGGTTTTTGCTGCCGCACGTGATATTACAGAGCTTAAAAAGGCAGAAGAAGCTCTAAAACGAGCGCATGATAATTTAGAAAAACTGGTTGAAGAGCGTACGTCAGAGCTTGAGAAATCTTACAATTCATTGAAGGAAAGCGAAAAAAACCTTGCAGAAGCTCAAAAAATAGCACACCTTGGAAGTTGGTACTGGAATCTTATAACTAATGAAATATGGTGGTCTGATGAATATTACAGAATTTTTGGACTTAAACCCCAGGGATCAACTCCAACTTATAATGAGTTTTTAAGTTATATACATCCTGAAGATCGAGACGTTGTGATTAATGCAATTAAAGAAGCTTCAAATGGGAAACTTTTCAGCATTGACCATCGGATTATTTTACCCGGCGGAGGAGAAAAAATAGTTCATGTACAGCCAGAAATCACTTTTAACGAGGAAAATAATCCTGTTAGAATTAGGGGTATACTTCAGGACATTACCGAGCGTAAGAAAACTGAAAAAGCGCTCAGGTTAAGCGAGGAAAGATACCGTATAGTGGCCGAACAGACAGGACAGATCATATACGAGTATAATATTAAGGAAGATACTTTTGCCTGGGCAGGCGATGTCGAGAAGATAACAGGATTTACTCCTGATGAGTTTAAAAATATCGGTTTAAGAAATAAGAGTCGTGATTTCTGTCTGTCCCGTATTCATCCGGAAGACCGAAATCTATTCCTTGAAAATCACGAAAAATTTCAGATGCCCGAAGATACTTACAGAATCGAGTACCGTTTTAGAAATAAGAATGAAGAATATATTTTTATTGAGGACAACTTCATCTGTCAGAGAGACGAGAACGGGAATGCATATAGGATTATTGGGGCATCTAAAAACATCACAGAAAGAAAAAAGACAGAAATTTTCCTTGCGAATATCGAAAATGCCCGTAAAAGGGAAATCCATCATCGTATTAAAAACAACCTTCAAGTGATCTCATCCCTGCTGGATCTTGAGGTTGAAAAATTCAAAAGTAGAGGGCGCGTTGAGTATTTGGAAGTTCTTGAGGCCTTCAGGGAAAGTCAGGACAGAATAATCTCAATTGCCCTGATTCATGAAGAACTGCATGAAGGCAATGGAAATAATGAATTGAACTTTTCTCCATATCTTGAGAAGCTTGTTAAGAACCTTTTCCAGGCTTACAGTTTTAAAGATATGAACATTGGCTTAGATATGGATCTTGAAGATAACATTTTCTTCGATATCGATATTGCAGTTCCTCTAGGGCTGATTGTCAACGAAATTATTTCAAACTCTCTAAAGTATGCATTCTCAGGCAGAACTAACGGAATAATTCAAATCAGGCTTTGTAAGGAGCTTTGTAAGGAGCTTTGTAAGGAGCTTTGTAAGGAAGAAGACACAGGTATTTTAAATGATGTATCAGGAAGCATAAAAGGTGATTACGAAAATAAGGTTGCTAACTTTATCTTAACCGTTTCGGACAATGGAGTGGGTATCCCAGAAAACATTAATATAGAAGGTTCTGATACCCTTGGCTTTCAATTAATTGCTATCCTTGTAGATCAGCTAGAAGGTAAACTTGAACTAAAAAGAGACTCCGGAACTGAATTTACTATAAAGTTTGCAATACCAGTGAAGGAATAA
- a CDS encoding aldo/keto reductase: MAKRLGFGCMRLPLLDKDDQTSFDTEALNKLVDTFLERGFTYFDTAYTYHGFKSEEAVREALVKRHDRDEFTLATKLPPRMLKAVEDQDRIFNEQLENCGVEFFDYYLLHNIGVSAYEQACKFDTFGFALKKKEEGKIKNLGISFHDTPELLDEILTAHPELDFVQLQINYIDWENPGIQSKRCYEVARKHNKPIVVMEPCKGGNLASVPEKAEELMKAYNPELSIASWAIRFAASQEGVMMVLSGMNTMEQILDNTSYMADFEPLNEEEYRTISQVIDIINKDTAIPCTTCRYCEAGCPENIAIPDYFALYNSAKRAVTDNISSQFVYYLNLTSNHGKASDCIDCKQCEKSCPQHLKITEYLKDVSAEFEAGPGLPTK, encoded by the coding sequence ATGGCAAAACGATTAGGTTTTGGCTGTATGAGATTACCACTTCTGGACAAAGATGATCAGACATCATTTGACACAGAAGCATTAAACAAATTGGTAGATACATTTTTGGAAAGAGGATTTACTTACTTTGATACAGCATATACATACCATGGATTCAAGAGCGAGGAAGCTGTTAGAGAAGCTTTAGTAAAAAGACATGACAGAGATGAATTTACTCTTGCGACGAAACTTCCTCCCAGAATGTTAAAAGCAGTGGAAGATCAGGATAGAATTTTTAATGAGCAACTGGAAAATTGTGGTGTTGAATTTTTTGATTATTACCTGCTTCACAATATTGGTGTGAGTGCTTATGAGCAGGCATGCAAATTTGATACATTTGGTTTTGCTTTGAAGAAAAAAGAAGAAGGCAAAATAAAGAATCTGGGCATCTCTTTTCATGACACGCCGGAATTACTGGATGAAATTCTAACTGCTCATCCTGAACTGGATTTTGTTCAGTTACAGATCAATTACATTGACTGGGAGAATCCAGGCATTCAGTCAAAAAGATGCTATGAAGTTGCAAGAAAACATAACAAGCCAATTGTTGTAATGGAACCCTGCAAGGGTGGAAATCTTGCATCAGTTCCAGAAAAAGCAGAAGAATTGATGAAAGCATATAATCCTGAATTATCCATTGCCTCCTGGGCAATCAGATTTGCTGCCAGTCAGGAAGGCGTCATGATGGTCCTTAGCGGTATGAATACCATGGAACAGATCCTTGATAATACCTCATATATGGCAGACTTCGAGCCTCTGAATGAGGAAGAATACAGGACCATCAGCCAGGTAATTGATATTATAAATAAAGATACTGCGATTCCCTGCACAACCTGTAGATATTGTGAAGCAGGGTGTCCTGAGAATATTGCAATACCTGATTACTTTGCATTGTATAATAGTGCAAAGCGTGCTGTAACTGATAATATCTCAAGCCAGTTTGTTTATTATCTGAACCTTACTTCAAATCATGGCAAGGCTAGCGATTGCATAGACTGTAAACAGTGTGAAAAGTCATGCCCTCAGCATCTGAAGATAACAGAGTACTTAAAAGATGTGTCAGCGGAATTTGAGGCCGGACCCGGATTGCCGACAAAATAA
- a CDS encoding carboxymuconolactone decarboxylase family protein, whose translation MSISETANKNHEKLFPNHKSTLKITDPELIEVFDNFAFDEVISYGNLDTKTRLMVILASLIASQTLSEYKVMLGAALNVDVTPIEVKEIVYQSVPYVGMAKAFDFIHATNEILESRGIKLPLEGQSTTSPETRFENGLEVQKEIFGDIIDKMYEAAPANQIHIQKYLSANCFGDYYTRKGLDIKTRELLTFSVILSLGGCEPQLKGHIQGNLNVGNDKETLLNAVTQLLPYIGYPRTLNAIACLNEVIPE comes from the coding sequence ATGAGTATCAGTGAAACAGCAAACAAGAACCATGAAAAATTATTTCCCAATCATAAATCAACACTAAAAATAACAGATCCGGAACTCATAGAAGTTTTCGATAATTTTGCTTTTGATGAAGTGATCAGTTATGGAAATTTAGATACAAAAACCAGATTGATGGTCATCTTGGCATCTCTAATCGCAAGCCAGACTTTAAGCGAATATAAAGTAATGCTTGGTGCTGCACTCAATGTCGATGTGACTCCAATCGAGGTTAAAGAGATTGTATATCAATCCGTACCATATGTCGGGATGGCAAAAGCATTTGATTTTATCCATGCCACAAATGAAATACTGGAAAGCAGGGGAATAAAACTACCCTTAGAAGGCCAGTCTACGACTTCACCGGAAACACGATTTGAAAACGGGCTGGAAGTTCAGAAGGAAATATTTGGTGACATAATCGATAAAATGTACGAGGCAGCACCAGCAAACCAGATCCATATTCAAAAATACTTATCTGCAAACTGTTTTGGTGATTACTACACCAGAAAAGGACTGGATATAAAAACAAGAGAACTCTTGACATTCTCTGTGATTTTATCCCTGGGAGGATGTGAGCCCCAGTTAAAAGGGCATATACAGGGCAATCTAAATGTTGGAAACGATAAAGAAACATTGCTTAACGCAGTTACGCAGCTATTGCCATATATCGGATATCCCAGGACATTGAATGCGATTGCGTGTTTGAATGAAGTAATACCCGAGTAG
- a CDS encoding flavodoxin family protein, giving the protein MSKKVLILSASPRKGGNSDMLCDQFMLGAKEADNQTEKIFLRDKTINYCTGCGTCFNMGEGCPQKDDMAEILEKMIAADAIVMATPVYFYTMNGQMKTLIDRTCSRYMEISDKDFYFIATAADDSKQAMERTFEGFRGFTSCLEGAKEKGIIYGTGAWNIGDIKETKAMEQAYEMGKTV; this is encoded by the coding sequence ATGAGTAAAAAAGTATTGATACTATCCGCCAGCCCGAGGAAAGGCGGAAACTCCGACATGTTGTGCGACCAGTTTATGCTTGGAGCAAAAGAAGCAGATAATCAGACAGAAAAGATCTTTTTGAGAGATAAAACAATCAATTACTGCACAGGATGTGGAACCTGTTTTAACATGGGAGAGGGCTGCCCCCAAAAAGACGACATGGCAGAAATCCTGGAAAAAATGATTGCGGCAGATGCGATTGTAATGGCAACGCCGGTTTACTTCTACACAATGAACGGTCAAATGAAGACTCTAATTGACCGCACTTGCTCCCGTTACATGGAAATCAGCGATAAGGATTTTTATTTTATTGCGACGGCAGCCGACGATAGTAAGCAGGCTATGGAGAGAACATTTGAAGGATTCCGGGGATTTACTTCCTGTCTTGAAGGAGCAAAGGAAAAGGGTATTATCTATGGAACTGGTGCCTGGAACATTGGAGACATCAAAGAAACAAAAGCAATGGAACAGGCATATGAAATGGGAAAAACGGTTTAA